A stretch of the Lolium perenne isolate Kyuss_39 chromosome 3, Kyuss_2.0, whole genome shotgun sequence genome encodes the following:
- the LOC127345334 gene encoding AP-4 complex subunit epsilon, which produces MEQLRTIGRELAMGSQGGWGQSKEFLDLVKSIGEARSKAEEDRIIVRELEYLKRRLADPDVPRRKMKELLLRLVYAEMLGHDASFGHIHAVKMTHDESLPLKRTGYLAVALFIDERHDLVILVVNTIQKDLRSDNYLVVCAALTAASRLIGEEAIPAVLPQVVDLLAHPKEAVRKKAVMALHRFYQRSPSSVSHLVSNFRKKLCDNDPGVMGATLCPLYDLVLEDPNAYKDLVVSFVNILKQVAERRLPTSYDYHQMPAPFIQIKLLKILAVLGSGDKQASGHMYTVLGDIFRKGDSASNIGNAILYECICCISCIFPNSKMLDAAAETTSKFLKSDSHNLKYMGIDALGRLIKINPDIAEEHQLAVIDCLEDPDDTLKRKTFELLYKMTKSTNIEVIVDRMIEYMISITDHHYKAEIASRCVELAEQFAPSNQWFIQTMNKVFEHAGDLVNIRVAHNLMRLIAEGFGEEDEGADSQLRSSAVDSYLRILGEPKLPSSFLQIICWVLGEYGTSDGKHPASYIIGKLCDVAEAHPTDDTVRGYAVSAILKIFAFEIAVGRKTAMLPEFQSLVDELSASHSTDLQQRAYEVQALLGLDKQAVGSVMPLDASCEDIEVDRNLSFLNSYVQQALENGAAPYIPESERSGAVSAGTYRTQDQHDTSTHALRFEAYELPKPSVPTATSQSSVYLPTTDLVPVPEPSYYKEDHQIGRSQPSGNAPSGEFGAKLRLDGVQKKWGRESYTSSSTPSSSTSSQQAANGASNSDGGGPISSQARESSYGSKKQQVAEVSAEKQRLAASLFGSAAKADRKAHAGRRAAKESSSTEKVTVANAAPQPAKEQVVPAVPPPDLMDLGEPVPSSAPSADPFSQLDGLLGPTSASPVVSATSAPIASNTPDLMSIFQDDTGTTSVSAEPAVGAQKAGTAKKGHSLQDALQKDATARQVGVTPTGNNPNLFKDLLG; this is translated from the exons ATGGAGCAGCTCCGGACGATCGGGCGGGAGCTGGCGATGGGGTCGCAGGGCGGGTGGGGGCAGTCGAAGGAGTTCCTGGACCTGGTCAAGTCCATCGGCGAGGCCCGCTCCAAGGCGGAGGAGGACCGCATCATCGTCCGCGAGCTCGAGTACCTCAAGCGCCGCCTCGCCGACCCCGACGTGCCGCGCCGCAAGATGAAggagctcctcctccgcctcgtctacGCCGAGATGCTCGGCCACGACGCCTCCTTCGGCCACATCCACGCCGTCAAGATGACCCACGACGAGTCCCTCCCGCTCAAGCGCACCGGCTACCTCGCCGTCGCGCTCTTCATCGACGAGCGCCACGACCTCGTCATCCTCGTCGTCAACACCATCCAGAAGGACCTCAGGTCCGACAACTACCTCGTCGTCTGCGCCGCGCTCACCGCCGCCAGCAGGCTCATCGGCGAGGAGGCCATCCCCGCCGTGCTGCCCCAGGTCGTCGATCTCCTCGCGCACCCCAAGGAGGCCGTAAGGAAGAAGGCTGTCATGGCGCTCCACCGGTTCTACCAGCGATCCCCCTCATCCGTCTCCCACCTAGTCTCCAACTTCCGCAAG AAACTCTGTGATAATGATCCTGGGGTGATGGGTGCAACTCTATGCCCACTCTACGACCTGGTTTTGGAAGATCCAAATGCGTACAAGGATCTAGTTGTTAGCTTTGTTAACATTCTCAAACAAGTTGCAGAGAGGAGGCTTCCAACTTCCTACGACTACCACCAAATGCCAGCACCATTTATTCAG ATAAAATTATTGAAAATACTTGCTGTACTGGGTAGCGGTGACAAGCAAGCGAGTGGTCATATGTACACTGTCTTGGGTGACATATTCAGGAAGGGTGATAGTGCGAGCAACATTGGCAATGCAATATTGTATGAGTGCATATGTTGTATCTCGTGCATTTTCCCAAACTCTAAGATGCTAGATGCTGCAGCTGAAACAACATCAAAGTTTCTGAAG AGTGATAGCCATAATCTTAAGTAtatgggcattgatgctcttggACGACTAATAAAAATAAATCCTGATATTGCAGAAGAGCACCAGCTGGCTGTTATCGATTGCTTAGAG GACCCTGATGACACTTTGAAGCGCAAGACCTTTGAGCTTCTTTATAAGATGACAAAATCAACTAATATCGAAGTGATTGTTGATCGGATGATTGAGTACATGATCAGCATAACTGATCACCATTATAAGGCAGAAATTGCATCACGTTGTGTTGAGCTAGCTGAACAGTTTGCGCCCAGCAATCAGTGGTTCATCCAG ACCATGAACAAAGTCTTTGAGCATGCTGGAGACCTTGTCAACATTAGAGTGGCGCACAATCTAATGCGTCTTATTGCTGAAGGATTTGGAGAGGAGGATGAAGGTGCTGATAGTCAATTGAGATCATCAGCT GTCGATTCGTACCTCCGGATTCTGGGGGAGCCAAAGCTTCCGTCCTCATTTTTGCAG ATCATATGCTGGGTTTTGGGGGAATACGGAACATCAGATGGGAAGCATCCTGCTTCTTATATTATCGGGAAGTTGTGTGATGTGGCAGAGGCCCACCCAACGGATGACACTGTCAGG GGTTACGCAGTCTCAGCAATTTTGAAGATTTTTGCATTTGAAATTGCTGTTGGAAGGAAGACTGCTATGTTGCCCGAG TTTCAGTCATTGGTAGATGAATTATCAGCTTCGCATTCAACAGACTTGCAGCAGCGTGCATACGAGGTACAGGCTTTACTAGGCTTGGACAAACAGGCTGTTGGAAGTGTAATGCCCTTGGATGCCAGTTGTGAAGATATTGAG GTCGACAGAAACCTCTCATTTTTAAACAGTTATGTGCAGCAAGCCTTGGAAAACGGTGCGGCACCTTACATTCCTGAAAGTGAACGCTCAGGTGCTGTAAGTGCTGGCACCTACAGAACACAGGACCAACATGATACATCTACCCATGCTCTTAGATTTGAGGCCTATGAGCTACCTAAACCTTCAGTACCTACAGCAACCTCACAAAGCAGTGTTTACCTACCGACTACTGACCTTGTTCCAGTTCCAGAACCAAGTTACtataaggaagaccatcagatagGAAGATCCCAGCCATCAGGCAATGCACCTTCTGGTGAATTTGGTGCCAAACTTCGTCTTGATGGGGTTCAGAAGAAATGGGGAAGGGAATCCTATACCTCCTCTTCTACACCTTCAAGCTCGACCTCTAGCCAACAAGCAGCCAATGGGGCCTCTAACTCTGACGGGGGAGGTCCTATAAGTTCACAGGCACGGGAATCCTCATATGGTTCTAAGAAACAGCAGGTAGCAGAAGTTTCAGCAGAAAAACAACGGCTGGCTGCTTCACTTTTTGGTTCGGCTGCAAAAGCTGATCGGAAGGCACATGCTGGTAGGAGGGCAGCAAAAGAGAGTTCCTCCACTGAGAAAGTAACTGTTGCTAATGCAGCACCTCAGCCTGCCAAGGAGCAAGTAGTCCCAGCTGTCCCACCACCAGATCTGATGGATCTGGGTGAGCCAGTTCCATCAAGTGCTCCATCAGCTGACCCCTTCTCACAGTTAGATGGGCTCCTTGGACCAACATCGGCCTCTCCGGTTGTTTCTGCAACCTCAGCTCCCATCGCTTCAAACACACCAGACCTCATGTCCATCTTCCAGGATGACACCGGAACCACTAGTGTATCCGCAGAACCTGCAGTTGGTGCCCAAAAAGCAGGAACTGCAAAGAAGGGCCATAGTCTTCAAGATGCCTTGCAGAAGGATGCCACCGCACGGCAAGTTGGTGTGACACCAACAGGGAACAATCCTAATCTCTTCAAGGACTTGCTAGGCTAG
- the LOC127345335 gene encoding uncharacterized protein, which produces MDGSLNQPLPPGVGAWRPPPSNQPPGVGAWQPSSNQPPGVGPWRPPPSNQPSQFQPGPRPHAYPTPYDTRPNGDNNQNPANTFYATQPFHPNPHPHAYPTPYNTRPNNGNNLNTAGPFYATQPNMTSTPPQSTPGVTTAAGNVHSDLGGHPTAHEVANHNGSAANIESAVQEAILHEQDIETQQVIQNQRHAEATNDPAEYGEDILSSRRDPNALKEHLLKMTVDHRAEMANKRGKSLHPDNGNVEIGNGYGVPGGGAYYAGNFSSAQMNKPKDDADDLPEFLKQRLKARGILKDKAANPITNSTDKQNADSQEGHNKSALELAPGWVEAKDPTTGASYFYNQSTGVTQWDRPGGAVNIVQHQAAPSLPENWEEALDKSTGQKYYYNTKTQATQWEPPISVNPGDVPQASTNVVNPGVLPQGSTDVAVQPTAQNADIWNPHMQRCSGCGGFGVGLVQPWGYCNHCTRVQNLPFQQYPSYSNNIVHSGGTSAPKSQGNNIAAKDRSSSKPPSGKANKKDNRKRKGAEDDDLDPMDPSSYSDAPRGGWVVGLKGVQPRAADTTASGPLFQQRPYPSPGAVLRKNAEAASGGKKRGGMAAISKRGDGSDGLGEAD; this is translated from the exons ATGGACGGCTCTCTGAATCAGCCACTGCCTCCTGGTGTTGGAGCATGGCGGCCACCACCTTCGAATCAACCCCCTGGCGTTGGAGCATGGCAGCCATCTTCAAATCAACCTCCTGGCGTTGGACCATGGCGTCCGCCACCTTCGAATCAACCTTCACAATTTCAGCCTGGTCCACGTCCACATGCTTATCCGACACCGTATGACACTAGACCCAATGGCGATAACAATCAAAATCCAGCAAACACCTTCTATGCAACCCAGCCTTTTCATCCAAATCCACATCCGCATGCTTATCCAACACCATACAACACTAGACCCAATAATGGCAACAATCTAAATACAGCAGGCCCCTTCTACGCTACGCAGCCCAACATGACTTCCACTCCCCCTCAAAGTACTCCTGGTGTTACTACGGCTGCTGGGAACGTGCATTCGGATCTCGGTGGCCATCCGACTGCTCACGAGGTTGCCAACCATAATGGTTCTGCAGCAAATATCGAATCTGCTGTCCAAGAGGCTATTCTTCACGAACAG GACATTGAGACACAGCAAGTAATTCAGAATCAAAG ACATGCAGAAGCAACAAATGATCCTGCAGAATATGGGGAAGACATACTTTCGAGCCGGCGCGACCCTAATGCACTGAAG GAACACTTGTTAAAGATGACGGTTGACCATCGCGCGGAGATGGCAAATAAAAGGGGAAAGTCACTTCATCCAGATAATG GCAATGTTGAAATTGGCAATGGCTATGGCGTACCAGGAGGTGGTGCTTATTATGCTGGAAATTTTTCAAGTGCTCAAATGA ATAAACCAAAAGATGATGCTGATGATCTACCTGAGTTCTTGAAGCAGAGGTTAAAAGCAAGGGGAATTCTTAAAGACAAGGCAGCAAATCCAATTACTAATAGCACGGATAAACAAAAT GCAGATTCTCAAGAAGGCCATAACAAATCTGCCCTAGAGTTGGCTCCTGGCTGG GTTGAGGCAAAGGATCCAACTACTGGTGCTTCTTATTTCTACAACCAAAGCACTGGAGTGACCCAATGGGATCGCCCTGGTGGTGCTGTGAATATTGTGCAACATCAAGCTGCTCCATCGTTGCCAGAGAATTGGGAGGAGGCACTTGACAAGTCAACAG GCCAGAAATATTACTATAATACAAAGACACAGGCAACACAGTGGGAGCCACCTATTTCTGTGAACCCGGGTGATGTGCCACAAGCATCCACCAATGTTGTGAATCCGGGTGTTCTGCCACAAGGATCCACCGATGTTGCAGTTCAGCCGACCGCTCAAAATGCCGATATCTGGAACCCTCACATGCAAAGATGTTCAGGCTGCGGTGGATTTGGAGTTGGTCTTGTCCAGCCGTGGGGATATTGCAATCACTGCACAAG GGTTCAGAATCTTCCTTTTCAACAGTATCCATCTTACTCGAACAATATTGTGCACTCAGGTGGCACCAGTGCTCCCAAAAGTCAAGGAAATAATATTGCAGCTAAGGACAG ATCAAGCTCAAAACCCCCTTCTGGAAAAGCAAACAAAAAGGATAACCGGAAAAGAAAAGGCGCTGAGGATGATGATCTTGACCCAATGGATCCAAGCTCTTACTCAGATGCTCCACGTGGTGGCTG GGTTGTTGGCTTGAAGGGTGTACAGCCACGGGCAGCGGATACAACTGCATCT GGACCTTTGTTCCAACAAAGACCATATCCCTCACCTGGGGCCGTCTTAAGGAAAAATGCGGAGGCGGCATCCGGTGGCAAGAAACGTGGTGGTATGGCTGCGATCAGTAAAAGAGGGGACGGCAGTGATGGCCTTGGGGAGGCAGATTAA